A segment of the bacterium genome:
CTATCGACCTCCACGTTAATCCTTCCGACGAGATCATCCGTCTCGGGCCGCTCGCAGTGCGCTTCTTGATTACCGGAGAGAACTCGAATGGCAGCGTCGCCGCATTTGAGCTCATCGTCCCGGGCGCGCAGCGCCTAGCGGCGCCGGCGCATAGCCACGACCGTTACGAGGAGACGGTCTACGGCATCGACGGGGTGTTGACCTGGACCGTCGACGGAAGACCCATCGACGTCGGGCCGGGGCAGGCACTGTGCATTCCGCGCGGCGCTATTCACCGGTTCGACAACAACGGCAGCGAGGACGTGAGGGCCCTCTGCGTGATCACGCCAGCCGTCCTCGGTCCGCAGTATTTCCGCGAGTCTGCCGAGGTGATTAACGCGACGGCCGGTGGTCCGTCGGATCGGGCAAAGATGGCGGAAATCATGCGCCGCCACGGACTCACGCTGGCGCCGCAACCGCGCGCGTAAGGGATGAGCACGATCGTGATGAAGGCTGTCGTGGTTGCTCCCGGCGAGGGACGGTTTCTTGCGGTCGGGTCCACTGGCGCGGGCGTGACGGTCAAAGCGTCGGAAGCAGAGACCGGCGGCCTGTGCACCGTCTGGGAAGGACGAGTCGGGCCGGGGACCGTGGGCGCAGGGCCGCACTATC
Coding sequences within it:
- a CDS encoding cupin domain-containing protein, with protein sequence MRFLITGENSNGSVAAFELIVPGAQRLAAPAHSHDRYEETVYGIDGVLTWTVDGRPIDVGPGQALCIPRGAIHRFDNNGSEDVRALCVITPAVLGPQYFRESAEVINATAGGPSDRAKMAEIMRRHGLTLAPQPRA